The following nucleotide sequence is from Deferribacterota bacterium.
AGTAAAATTCCAAAAAATGACTTTACTATTATAAAAAGAGAAGGTTCAGCTATATTTCCTGGTTTTATAAATACTCATACACACCTACCTATGGTCTTATTTAGGGGATTAGCTGATGATCTGCCTTTAACAAAATGGTTAAATAATTATATATGGCCTGCTGAAAGCAAATGGTTATCTAAAGAATTCATAAAAGATGCTACTACATTAGGAGCTTGTGAATTAATCCGCTCAGGTACAACAACTGTAAATGATATGTATTTCTTTTCAGAAACAATTGCCGGTGTTTTAGAGGAAAGTGGTTTAAGAGGTATTCTTGGTGTCAGTGTTTTAGATCTTCCAACAAAATTTGCTGATAATGCAGACAGTTATTTAAATACGGTGGAATCTTTAATTGAAAAAATAGCAAAATCACCTTCATTAAATGTTGCAATATGCCCCCATTCCTTATACACTGTAAGCCCCAAAACATTTAAAAGATGTATAAGTTTAGCTGAGAAATTTGATCTACTCTTGCATACCCACATTGCTGAAACCAAGTGGGAAATTAATGAGCTAGAAAAAAGGTATGGCAAAACACCAGTAGAACTAGCGAATGAATTAGGATTTTTTGATAAAAAATCTATATCAGCTCATTGCGTACATCTAACAAAAAAGGATATTGAATTAATGGGCAAAAAAAATGCAAATATTTCACATTGTATCGAAAGCAATCTAAAGCTTGCAAGTGGCATTGCACCAATAAAAGAGCTTTTAGATGCTGGCGCAAATATAACTATTGGCACAGATGGTGCAGCAAGTAATAATGATTTAGATATGCTCACAGAGATTTCAACTGTTGCAAAAATCCACAAAGGTATAAATTTAGATCCCACTATTGTTAGTGCTAAAGAGGTATTTAATATGTCAACAAAAAATGCTGCTCGTGCTCTATCATTAGATAATACAGGGATACTTAAAGAGGGTAAATCTGCAGATTTTTTTATTTTATCCCTAAAAGCCCCCCATGCAAACCCTATATACA
It contains:
- a CDS encoding amidohydrolase — its product is MAEKYSIFATYIYYDDKIIKDKYLNVEDGKIIGISKIPKNDFTIIKREGSAIFPGFINTHTHLPMVLFRGLADDLPLTKWLNNYIWPAESKWLSKEFIKDATTLGACELIRSGTTTVNDMYFFSETIAGVLEESGLRGILGVSVLDLPTKFADNADSYLNTVESLIEKIAKSPSLNVAICPHSLYTVSPKTFKRCISLAEKFDLLLHTHIAETKWEINELEKRYGKTPVELANELGFFDKKSISAHCVHLTKKDIELMGKKNANISHCIESNLKLASGIAPIKELLDAGANITIGTDGAASNNDLDMLTEISTVAKIHKGINLDPTIVSAKEVFNMSTKNAARALSLDNTGILKEGKSADFFILSLKAPHANPIYNILSHLVYSAKSSDITDLFVNGRPLMLNGSIKTIDETKAIEKAKEWSRKIS